The genomic DNA GCGCCTCCAAGCCGCGCAGCATCATCGAGTTGCGCCAGCGCAATTCGCGCTCCTGGCAGGCCAGGGTCGTTCCGGGGAAGCGGGCGAGGAGCGCGGTGAGCGCGATCTCGGTCTCCAGCTTGCCGAGCAGGGCCCCGAGGCAGCGGTGGATGCCGCCGCCGAAGGCGAGATGGCCGGCGTCCTGGCGGTCGAGGACGAGGCGGTCGGGGTCCTGGAAGCGCGCCGGGTCGCGGTTGGCCGCGCCGAGGGACAGCAGCACGAACTCGTCCTGCGGGATCACCACCCCGCCGACGTCCACCGGTTCGGTGGTGAAGCGGGTGGTGGCCATGCAGATGGGGGAGTCGTAGCGCAGGAACTCCTCGACGGCCCCGGGCATCCGGGTGGGATCGGCGCGCAGCCAGGCGGCCTGGCCGGGATCGCGCAGCAGCGCGAGGCAGGAGGTGCCCAGTAGGTTCACGGTGGTCTCGTGCCCGCCGATCAGCAGCAGGGCGACCATGCCCACGATCTCGTCGTCCGTCAGCTCCCCGCGCTCGCGGGCCTCCAGCAGCTCGGTGAGCAGATCGGCGGGACGGTCATTGCGGCGGATGCGCCGGTCGGCGATGGCCAGGACGTACGAGCCCATCTCCTGGACGGCTCGCCGGAACGTCGCGTGGTCGCCCTCGTGGGTGACGAGGGTGGTCGACCACGTCCGGTAGAGGTCGCGGTCCTCGGGCGGGAAGCCGAGCAGTTCGCAGACGATGAGGATCGGCAGCGGGAAGGCGAAGTCACGGACCAGGTTCACCGTGGCGGTGGTGCGGGTCGGGTGGCTCGCGGCTGCCGCGTCCAGCCCGTCGAGGAGTTCGTGGGTGATGCGCTCGACCATCGGCCGCATCGCCTCGACCCGCTTGCGGCTGAACGCCGCCTGGACCACGCGGCGCAGGCGGGTGTGGTCGGGCGGATCGCTGCTGAGCATGTGGGTGATCTCGGTGCCCAGGTTGACGCCCTGGACCCGGCTGTCGGCCAGGGCCTGGGCGCGCCGCGCATCCTGCGCGAAGCGGGGGTCGGAGAGCGCGGCCCGGACATCGGCGTAGCGCGGGACGATCCACAGCCGCAGGCCGCCGTCGCTCTCCAGCACGGAGACCGGGGCCGATTCCCGCATCCTGGCCAGGGTCGGGTACGGGTCGCTGAGGAACGTCGGCGGGTCCTGGCGCGGTTCCGCCGTCTCGGGCTTGTCCGGCCGGTGCTCCTTGGGCCGGGGACTGCTCGTGCGGGGTGCTGCCGTAGCTGTGGTCATGATGCTCTCCTGTCCTCACCGGCGCGGCCGGCGCCGCGGCGGGGTGCCGGGCGTGGCACCCCGCTACGGCGCTGATTGGGCTCACTGCGGAGGCGACTACTTCTCCGTGTTCTCCTCCGTGCGGGCGGTGCACTTCCGGGCCGGGCCGTTCGGCCGGACCGGGACCGCCTTGTTCAGGGAGGACCCGGCCGGCGGAATGATGAGTCCGCGCTCCCGCTCGGTGGCGCTGATGGGGTCGAGGCGCAGTCCGTGACGCTTCATGGGGTTGACCTTCCTTCGGTGTGGTGAACGGGGTGGTGCGAGCCGGTCCGTCCGCTGTTGCGGCGGTCGGCGGTTCTGGGGGAGGCGCGCAGCGCGTCATCGGCGTAGCGCACCATGGCGGCCCAGGCGGCGGCGTGTCCGGCCGGGTCACGGCCCACGTCGTGTCCGCCGTCGAGCCACCGGACGCGGTGCGGGACGTCGCGGCGCCGCAGCGCGGCGAGATAGCGCTCGATCTGTTCCGGAGGGCACTTCTCGTCGTCCGCCGAGGCGGCGAGGAAGAGCGGGCCGCGTACGCGGCCCACGTAGGTCATCGGGCTGGCCGCGCGGTAGCGGTGCGGCACCTGCTCGGGGGTGCCGCCGAAGAGGCGGTCGTCGACTTCCCGCAGTGCCGGGGTCGTCGCCCGGTACGCCGCCGTGTAGTCGGCCACCGGGACGACGGCCAGCCCCACGTCCCACAGCCGGGGCTGGACGCCCATCGCCAGCAGCGTCAGGTAGCCGCCCCAGGAGTAGCCGCACAGGCCGGTACGGCCGGGCTCCGAGACTCCCGTGTCGATGAGGTGGCCGCGCACCGCGGCGAGGTCTTCGAGCTGGGCGAGGCCGACCCGGTGGCCGAAGTCGTCCCGCCAGCGGGGGCCGTAGCCCGTCGAGCCGCGGTAGTTGGTGCGCACCACGGCGAATCCGGCTTGGACCAGGGCCTCGGTCCGGGTGTCATAGGCGTCCTGGTCGTGGGTGTGGGGCCCGCCGTGGACGAGGAAGACCGTCGGCCAGGGGCGGTGGCCCGCCCTGCGGCCGGGCGGGGTGGCCACGAAGCTGTGGATCTGCCCGTACGGCCGGCGTGTCCACAGCTCGCGGCGCCCGGATCCGGTCGTTCCGCCGGGCACCGTGCCGCGTGACGCCGTCGTGGCGCGGCCCGAGTGGCCCGAGCGGTCGGGACGTGCCGGGGGTTCCGGGTGTTCCGCACCTCCCGAGCCTTCCGGGCTCTCCGGGTGGCAGATCAGCGGCCGGGGCAGTTCGCCGTCGCGGCTCCACAGGCAGTGGACCGCGCGGTCGGGTGCGCAGGAGAAGTCGATGATCGTGCCCTCGGGCGTGGGGAGCACCGTCGTCGTACCGCGGTCGAGGTCTGCGCGCAGCAGTCGGCTGCGTCCGGCCCGGTCCTGCTGGACCAGCGCCGTGCGGCCGGGCCCGTACCAGCAGGCGGTGATCTCCGTGTCGAAGTCGAGGGCGGAGCCGGGGCCGTGCGTGCGGATCCCCTCGCCCTGCCGCCAGAACGCCGGCGTGTAGCGGCCCGCGCGTTCGAGGACGAGCAGCAGTTCCGGCGGTGCGGTGGTGAGGTCCGGGCGGAAGCCCAGCGCCCACACCGCGCCGCCGCCGCCGTCCCCCGCTGCGCCGGGGATGGTGTCCACGAGGACGCCGGAGGCCGGTGACCACAGCCGGACCGCGGCCGGTCCGGCCGGGCACCCCGTGGTGGCCAGCAGTCGGCCGCCCGGGGCCAGGCCCACCACTGCCGCATAGCCGGGCTCCTCGGCCACCAGGCGGGCGCGCTCGCCCGGTCGGCCGACGTAGTACCGCGAGCGGTCCGCGACCCCGACGCCGACGGCGGCGAGGCCGCTGCGGGGGTCGAAGGCCAGGCCGTGCATCCGCCCGGCGGGCACGCCGTCGAGCGCCGGGCGCGGGTGGCCGCCCTCGAACGGCCCGCGCAGCCAGCGGCCCTGACCGCCGGGAGCAGCGTCGAACCACCACAGGCCGTGGCCGTCCGGCTCGATGGCGGCGGTCTCCACACCCAGCGGTGCGGTGGTCACCCGGCGGCGCTGACCCGTCGTCAGGTCCCAGGCCACGATCTGCGGGAGACCGTCCACATACCGGGTCTCGACCGCTCGCCGTCCGTCGCGGGCCGCGAAGGACGGGACGTGCACCGCCGTTCCGATACCGCCGCTCATCGCCGTCCTCCCTTCGTCGGTGTCCGCTTCCGCCGCCGGTGGCCCTGGCTGTGGTGGGCTCCGACGACCATCACACTGCCGGACGGGCGGGCTGCGGGGCAGAGAAGAAAGCGCAGCGGCACCGGCATCGAGCGGCTACCGGCCCTTCCCTGGCACCGGACGGTGGGCGGGCGACAGGGTGCGGGGGCGACCACACGGCCCGGACCCACCGAGGAGAAAGGGGCGACCCGATGACCATCGCGGCGACCCGGCCCAGCGCAGTCCCCGTCCCACCCGGCGGAGCGCCTGACGGCACAGCGGGTGGCAGGCCGAGCCGTGAACTGACGGCGGTCTACGTCGCCGGCGCGGTGACGGCGTTGGGCACCCAGATGACCCTGCTCGCGCTGCCCTGGCTGGTGCTGGAGACCACCGGCTCGGCCACCCGGGCGGGCCTGGTCTTCGCGGCCCAGGCGCTGCCCATGGCGCTGCTCGGCTTCGCGGGCGGAGAGGTCATCCAGCGCCTGGGCGCCCGCCGGACCATGGTCGTCTCCGATCTCGTCCGCGCTCCGGTGGTGGCGCTGATCCCGCTGCTGCAGATCCTGGGCGCACTCGATCTGGCCGTCCTCGTGGCGATCGTCGTGGCGCTCGGGGCGCTGGCCGTTCCGTACCACGCGGCACAGCGGGTGCTGGCGATGGAACTGCTGAGCCCGCACGCCCGCTCCCTGGCCCGCGCCAACAGCGCGCTGGCGGGTGTGACGAACGGCTCGGCGTTCGTCGGACCGGCGCTCGCGGGCGCGCTGATCCCCCTGGTGGGAACCACATCCGTGGTGTGGCTGGACGCGGCCTCGTTCGCCTTCTCCGGCTTGCTGCTGCTTCGCCGCGTCCCGGCAGGGCGTGGCGGGGCCGGAGGGTCCGCGGCCGGGCCCCGCGGCCTGTGGGCGGGGGTGCGGCATCTGTACGGCGACTGGTTCCTGAGCCGGGCGATGCTGTCCACCGTGGTGTTCGGGCTGATGCTGCGAACCCTGATGATCACCCTGCCGGTGCTGGCGTTCACCCGGTTCGAGGGGGACGCCAGGATCGGCGGCCTGCTGATCGCCACCGATGGCGCCGGCGGCCTGGTGGGCTCGGTGGCCGCCTACGTGCTGGCGACACGGGTCGCCCCCGTACGACTCGCCTGTACGGCCCTGGTCTGCGTCGCCCTGCCCCTGTGGACGCTCCTGGTGCCCGTGCCGGCCGGCGTGCTCGTCGTCGCCGTCGGCCTGTCGTCGGCCGCCGCGCCCCTGGCGAACGCGCCGCTGATGGGCCTGCTCTCCGCCCGGCTGCCGGACGGCTTCGGGCCCAAGGTGTTGCAGGCCGTGGTCACGATCAGCACCCTGACCGGGCCGCTGGGCTTCCTGGCCGCGGGCGCCGTGCTGGACCGGGCCGGTGTCGCGGCGACCCTGTGGGGCGTAGCCGCGCTCGCGACGTTCGGCAGCGGCAACCTGATCCTGGCCCTGCGCCGCCTCCGGGCCACCGAGGACCCGGACTGAGAGTCCGCGCTCGTCACACCGGAGCAGGGTCAGACGGGGTTGTCCTTCAACCAGTCCAGTACCTGACGGGCGTGCTCGTTCGGCGGGAAGATCGGATAGAAGACGTGCTCGACCGCGCCGCCACGGATGATCAGCGTGATGCGCTTGTAGAGCGTCGTTCCGCCGAACTCGAAGGTCGGCAGACCGAGCAGCGCGGCCAGGCGCAGCGTGGTGTCCGAGAGCATCGCGAAGGGAAGCCGCAGACGGTCGACGACCTCCTGCTGGTATCCGGTGTCCTGGCTGGACAGGCCGAAGACGCGGGCCGCGCCGAGAGCGGCCAGCTCCTCGTGGTGGTCGCGGAAGTCGCACGCTTCCGCGGTGCACCCGCGCGCGCCGGGGATGGCCTCCCAGCCGTCCGGTACGTCCGTGTCGGGCCGGCCCGTGAGCGGGTAGCAGTAGAGGACGGAACGGCCTTCGCCCAGCGCGTGCAGGGGGACGGTGCTTCCTGCGGTACTGGCGAGATCGATGTTCGGCATCGTCCGGCCCGGGAGGTGGTCGGCCGCGCCGTCGTCCTCGGGGACGGGCAGGTTCGACGGAAGCCGGCTCAGGTCGCTCACGGTGCTCTCTTCCCCACGGGGGCGGGTGCTGCTGTTGCGGTGGGCGGCATCCCGCAGGTGCTCGACCAGCACCGCCCGCCGGGCGGTCAAGGCGTCGATCCGTTCTGTCAGGTCGTCGATGGCGGCCCGGTACCCGGCCAGCGAAGAGGGGCAGTCGTCCACGTGGCCCCGACCTTCGGAGAGGCATTCGAGGAACGGGCGGGTCCGCTCGACCGGGATCCCCAGTTGGTTCAGCGCGCGGGCTTCGCGCACCATCCGGGCGTCGTGCGGGGAGTAGTCCCGGTAACCGTTGGCGAGCCGGGCAGGGGCGATCAGCCCCACGGCCTCGTAGTAGCGAACCGTCTTCGTCGTCACACCCGCGCGTCGCGCGACTTCACTGATCTTCATGTCATCACCTGCGAGGCACCCTAGACCTTGCCCCCAGGGGCAAGGTCCAGTGAGGCGGCCCCGAAGGACTTCCGGAACGGACCCCTCAGTTCTCCCGGCGCGGGAGGCCGAGCGGGTTGCCGTCGCGGAGCTCCTCGGGGAGCAGCGCCTGCGGTGCGTTCTGGTAGGTGATCGGCCGCAGCCAGCGTTCGATCGCGGTGGCGCCGACCGAGGTGGAGGTGGAGGTGGTGGCCGGGTACGGGCCGCCGTGGTGCATGGCGGGGGCGACGGCGACGCCGGTCGGCCAGGCATTGACGACCAGGCGGCCGGCGAGTGGTTCGAGGCGGCGGAGCAGGGCGGCGGCCTCGGGGCCGTCCTCGTCGGCGGCGAGCTGGACGGTGGCGGTGAGGTTGCCGGTGAGCCGGCCGAGGACGGTCTCCAGTTCCTCCGCCGTGCGGTAGCGGACCAGGACGGTCACCGGCCCGAAGCACTCCTCCAGCAGCTCCTCCGCGAGCTGCGCCGCGCCGACCGCGAGCACGCCGGCGCGGACGGCGAGCGGCGCGCCGTCGACCGGTTCGGCGTCCGCGGCGAGCAGTTCCTCGACGCCGGGCAGGTCCGCCCGCTGCCGTACGCCGTCCAGGAAGGCGCGGCGCATCCGCGGGTCGAGCAGCGGTCCGGGGGCCGCCTGGGCGGCTGCCGCGACGACGGCCTTCTCCACCGGGCCGCTGTCGGCGGCGGGCACCAGCACCAGGCCGGGCTTGACGCAGAACTGGCCCGTCCCGAGGGTGAAGGAGCCGGCGAGTCCGGCGCCGATCTCCTCCGCGCGGGTGGCGGCGGCCCGCTCGGTCACCACCACCGGGTTGAGGCTGCCGAGCTCGCCGTGGAACGGGACGGGCCTGGGCCGTGCGGCGGCGACGTCGGCGAGCGCCCGGCCGCCGCGCACCGATCCGGTGAAGCCGACCGCCGCGGTCAGCGGGTGGCGCACCAGTTCCACGCCGGCGTCCAGTCCGTGCACCAGGGCGACC from Kitasatospora terrestris includes the following:
- a CDS encoding cytochrome P450, which gives rise to MTTATAAPRTSSPRPKEHRPDKPETAEPRQDPPTFLSDPYPTLARMRESAPVSVLESDGGLRLWIVPRYADVRAALSDPRFAQDARRAQALADSRVQGVNLGTEITHMLSSDPPDHTRLRRVVQAAFSRKRVEAMRPMVERITHELLDGLDAAAASHPTRTTATVNLVRDFAFPLPILIVCELLGFPPEDRDLYRTWSTTLVTHEGDHATFRRAVQEMGSYVLAIADRRIRRNDRPADLLTELLEARERGELTDDEIVGMVALLLIGGHETTVNLLGTSCLALLRDPGQAAWLRADPTRMPGAVEEFLRYDSPICMATTRFTTEPVDVGGVVIPQDEFVLLSLGAANRDPARFQDPDRLVLDRQDAGHLAFGGGIHRCLGALLGKLETEIALTALLARFPGTTLACQERELRWRNSMMLRGLEALPVTLGR
- a CDS encoding prolyl oligopeptidase family serine peptidase, which translates into the protein MSGGIGTAVHVPSFAARDGRRAVETRYVDGLPQIVAWDLTTGQRRRVTTAPLGVETAAIEPDGHGLWWFDAAPGGQGRWLRGPFEGGHPRPALDGVPAGRMHGLAFDPRSGLAAVGVGVADRSRYYVGRPGERARLVAEEPGYAAVVGLAPGGRLLATTGCPAGPAAVRLWSPASGVLVDTIPGAAGDGGGGAVWALGFRPDLTTAPPELLLVLERAGRYTPAFWRQGEGIRTHGPGSALDFDTEITACWYGPGRTALVQQDRAGRSRLLRADLDRGTTTVLPTPEGTIIDFSCAPDRAVHCLWSRDGELPRPLICHPESPEGSGGAEHPEPPARPDRSGHSGRATTASRGTVPGGTTGSGRRELWTRRPYGQIHSFVATPPGRRAGHRPWPTVFLVHGGPHTHDQDAYDTRTEALVQAGFAVVRTNYRGSTGYGPRWRDDFGHRVGLAQLEDLAAVRGHLIDTGVSEPGRTGLCGYSWGGYLTLLAMGVQPRLWDVGLAVVPVADYTAAYRATTPALREVDDRLFGGTPEQVPHRYRAASPMTYVGRVRGPLFLAASADDEKCPPEQIERYLAALRRRDVPHRVRWLDGGHDVGRDPAGHAAAWAAMVRYADDALRASPRTADRRNSGRTGSHHPVHHTEGRSTP
- a CDS encoding MFS transporter produces the protein MTIAATRPSAVPVPPGGAPDGTAGGRPSRELTAVYVAGAVTALGTQMTLLALPWLVLETTGSATRAGLVFAAQALPMALLGFAGGEVIQRLGARRTMVVSDLVRAPVVALIPLLQILGALDLAVLVAIVVALGALAVPYHAAQRVLAMELLSPHARSLARANSALAGVTNGSAFVGPALAGALIPLVGTTSVVWLDAASFAFSGLLLLRRVPAGRGGAGGSAAGPRGLWAGVRHLYGDWFLSRAMLSTVVFGLMLRTLMITLPVLAFTRFEGDARIGGLLIATDGAGGLVGSVAAYVLATRVAPVRLACTALVCVALPLWTLLVPVPAGVLVVAVGLSSAAAPLANAPLMGLLSARLPDGFGPKVLQAVVTISTLTGPLGFLAAGAVLDRAGVAATLWGVAALATFGSGNLILALRRLRATEDPD
- a CDS encoding MerR family transcriptional regulator, yielding MKISEVARRAGVTTKTVRYYEAVGLIAPARLANGYRDYSPHDARMVREARALNQLGIPVERTRPFLECLSEGRGHVDDCPSSLAGYRAAIDDLTERIDALTARRAVLVEHLRDAAHRNSSTRPRGEESTVSDLSRLPSNLPVPEDDGAADHLPGRTMPNIDLASTAGSTVPLHALGEGRSVLYCYPLTGRPDTDVPDGWEAIPGARGCTAEACDFRDHHEELAALGAARVFGLSSQDTGYQQEVVDRLRLPFAMLSDTTLRLAALLGLPTFEFGGTTLYKRITLIIRGGAVEHVFYPIFPPNEHARQVLDWLKDNPV
- a CDS encoding aldehyde dehydrogenase (NADP(+)), translated to MSTDAVPSTAVVSHDPRTGEPRAEIAVEAGPAEVDRAVRAAAATLDALADRTRRAALLRAAADRLEAAAEEVVATADAETALGPVRLRGELARTTYQLREFAAVVEHGAFLDLALDRADPALGRPDLRRMKLPLGVVAVFSASNFPLAFSVPGGDTASALAAGCPVVVKGHPDHPATGELCARLLREAAERVGLPADVVALVHGLDAGVELVRHPLTAAVGFTGSVRGGRALADVAAARPRPVPFHGELGSLNPVVVTERAAATRAEEIGAGLAGSFTLGTGQFCVKPGLVLVPAADSGPVEKAVVAAAAQAAPGPLLDPRMRRAFLDGVRQRADLPGVEELLAADAEPVDGAPLAVRAGVLAVGAAQLAEELLEECFGPVTVLVRYRTAEELETVLGRLTGNLTATVQLAADEDGPEAAALLRRLEPLAGRLVVNAWPTGVAVAPAMHHGGPYPATTSTSTSVGATAIERWLRPITYQNAPQALLPEELRDGNPLGLPRREN